One window of the Rufibacter radiotolerans genome contains the following:
- a CDS encoding EVE domain-containing protein — protein sequence MNYWLVKTEPEKYAWTDLTRDGKTTWDGVRNYQARNNLQKMQANDLVLYYHSVSEKAIMGIARVSQEAYPDPSADDPRWVAVTLEPEQPFARPVTLDQIKKDDRLQNIALLRQSRLSVMPLTPEEFDLLLNLGQ from the coding sequence ATGAACTATTGGCTCGTAAAAACTGAACCTGAAAAATACGCCTGGACTGACTTAACCCGCGACGGCAAAACCACTTGGGACGGTGTCCGTAACTATCAGGCCCGAAACAACTTACAGAAAATGCAGGCCAATGACCTGGTGCTGTATTACCACAGTGTTTCAGAGAAGGCCATCATGGGCATAGCCCGAGTGAGCCAGGAGGCGTATCCAGATCCTTCAGCCGATGACCCGCGTTGGGTAGCGGTCACCCTGGAACCCGAGCAACCCTTTGCCCGGCCCGTGACCCTGGACCAGATCAAGAAAGATGACCGTTTACAGAATATCGCCTTGCTGCGCCAGTCACGCTTATCGGTTATGCCCCTAACGCCAGAGGAATTTGACCTTCTCCTGAACCTGGGCCAATAA